The genomic window TGGCAGGTTGCAAGTTGCAAGTGCGAGGCGCTTCTTACCTTTCACTTTTAACTTCTTTTTGTTTGTTCTTTTTCTTTTTGGGGATATTCTTCTGTTTGTTAATATGCGTCACCAAAAGCGCGATGATTTCATCGAGCAGCTTGTAGCGATAATCGAGGACTTTCTTCGATATTCGCGCTGACGGAGCCGGCGCTGCGAATGAGTTGTTCGGCGACGCTGCGGCCGCGCACGTCTTGCATGAGCTTGCCGCAATCTTCCCAGGCAAAGTCGGCGAGGAGCAAGGCTTTGGGATAAACTTCAAAACGCCACAGCGGATCGTCCGTAATGTTGCTTGGGACTTGAGCGACCCATTCTTCGTAAGTCACGGTTTGCTTCCTTTCGGGTTAAAGGTGCAGGTTGCAAGTTGCAAGTGAGAAGTTGCACTTGCCACTTGCGACTTGCGACTTGCCACTTCTCACTTATTTTTCAACTCCAAATATCTCCTCAGCGTCAGCGGCGGCGGCAGCTTGGGCGGCGGATGTTCTTTGTCGCGCTTTTGCGGGAAGGGCAGGAAGATGCCGTCGTGCAAAAAGATCGCGCCGAGGAATTTGAAGCCTTTGTCGAAGTGGACGATTTTGGTTTTGAGCGGATTGAGGTCGAGCTGCAAGTCTTCGAGCATCATGTCGGTGAGCTCGATGGCGTCTTGGGCGGCGGCTTCGGTTTTGGTTAAAATCAGAAAGTCGTCGGCGTAGCGCACGAGTTTCATTTTGAAGCTGATGAGGGTTTCGTCGAGCTCGTCGAGCAGCAAATTGGCGAGCGGCGGGGAGACAACGGAGCCTTGGGGAATGCCTTTGTCGAGGGTCCAGATTTTTTGGCCGTCGTAAATTTCGGCGCGAATCCATTTTTCGAAGAGACGCAGGATGGCCGGGTCGGGAATGAGTTTTTCGAGCTTGCCGAGCAGAATGCCGTGCGGCACGTTGTCGAAATACGAGGTGATGTCGGCGTCGACGGCGAAGCGATAGCCCTTGTCGCGCCATTCTTTGATGTCCCAGACCGCGGTTTTGACGCCGCGGCCTTCGCGGTAGGCGTGGGAGACGTCTTCGAATTCGGCCTCGAAGATTTCTTTGGTGGCGAGGAAGGCGGCGGTTTGGGCAACGCGGTCTCTCACGGTTGGAACCGAGAGGAAGCGGTGGGACGGTTGGACGGTTTGACCGTTGGACAGTTTAACGGTTGAACGGTCTAACGGTGCAACTGTCGAACGGTTCAATGGTCCAACTGTCGAACGCCCCTTGGGCACGGGAGATCGCAGCAAGGGATAGGGATGGTAGTAGCCGTGCTCGAGGCTGTGGCTGAGGTCGCGGAGGTTGCCGATGAGGTCGAGGCCGAAGCGCTGCAGATTGACGCCATCACTCCCCCGGCAGCCGCCGTTGGCGAGCACGCGCTGCCAGGCGGCATCGAGGTTGGAGATGGTCACGAGTTTTTTGAGTAAGTCGTTCATGGGAATTCAAAAAGCAAACGGCAAGTTGCAAGTTTGCAAGTGGCAGGTAAGAAGTTGCAAGTTAGAATTATCCTCGACTGCGACTTCTCACTTCTTACTTCTCACTCTTCAAAATTCACCAGTGCGGCGCCGTAGTTCTCGTGCGGAATATTGGCGCCGCAGGCGCGAAAATAGTCCAGCCAGAAATCGCGGACGGCAAAGAATTTTTCGCGGGTGGCGGCGTTGGCGCCGATGACGTAGACTTTCACGCCGGTCAAGTCGGCCAGCCGGCGATTTTGCCTTTCGGCGGCGATGATCGCGCGCGTTCTTTCAGGGTTGAGCTTTTCCGTCACAAAGTTGTAGCTTTCCGATTCTTCGATCATGTCGGAGATCAGCACCAGCACTTTGCGTGGTTGTGCAAATGCTTTGAAGATGCGCTCGGCCACGTGCAGGGCGCTCATCACGTCGGTGCGCAGCACTTTGCGCTGTGAGGCCATCAGGGCGGAATCCACAACGGCGCCCAGCGAGTCGCGAATGGTTTTGATTTTTGCTTCAAACTGGCGGAGCTCGCCGCGCTTGATGAGCAGGTTGTCGCTGGAGGGGGTAAAAACCGGGAATTCGCAGCGCAGAATAAGCTCCTGCTCGGCAATGGATTTTTCGGTGATGGGGCAGGCGGCAATCACGTCACCGGGCGCGATACGTGTTTGGATGACGCGAAAGTCTTTGCCATAACGTTGGCGAATCTTCGGGAAATTGGTGGATTCGGAGAAATCGAAGAGCACACAGACGACCTTGGCCGGGCGCTGCTCTGCCTTTTGGCAGGCGCAGAGGCAAAAACAGGCAAAGAGCATAGCACAGAAACGAAAGTTAGGCATTTGGAGCACTCCTTAAGCTTGTTAGACAGTTAGACAGTTGGACGGTTCGACTGTCTAACTGTCCAACGGTCAAACCGTCTAACCGTGAAACCGTCAAACCGATGGCACCTCTTCACACTCCCAGTCCAAGCTCTGCAATGGCGGTGGAATCGTCACGGCCATTGCCGGCTGTTTGAAGCACTCCGGGAATTCATGGCGGACGTCGATATTGGCATCGCGATAGACGGTCACCAAGAGCTCGACGGTTTCTTTGATCTCATTGGCTTTTTGGCAATAGCCTTCATGCTTTTGGGCGCGGTGGTGCCGTTCTTTTTGATAGGCGCTGTCGGCTTTTGCCAGTTGCCGCAAGGCCGCTTCGGCTTCACCGGATTCCTTGCGCAATTTCTTGAGGGCCTCTTTTAAGCGTGCGTGCCGGGTGTTGTAGAGCCGGTGGTTGGGATGGCTGCCTTCGTAGGAGATGACCACGGCCACCAGAAAAAGCGCGATGTTGATGATGATGAAGAGGATGGTGATCTGCAGGGAGGTGAGCGTGATGCCCATCAACTCCTGGGTTTTCGCGGCTTCAAAGAATTTTGCCCGGATGAAGGCAATGGCAGCCAGAACGCCCAGGAGGATGAAGGGAACGATGATGAGGAATCCTTTGTCGACGGAGGACTTGTTTTCTTGGCGCAGGGATTTGCCGAAGAAGTGCGCAGCCAGGGGAATGACCAAGCACATGGCTGAGGCCATGATGTAGGTTTCGATGCGGTCGGCGCCGAAGATGGAGAAGACCAGGCCATTCAGGGGGAATTCGGCGATGCCGATCAGGATCAGCCAAAAGAGCCGCCATCTGGGGTTCAGGGCCGGCATGTCGAGATCTTGAAAATTCTTTTTGGCGGTTTCGTATTCGGGCATGGCTTGCTGGGCCTCGAGGCCTTCCTTTTCGGCGCGCTGCCGGGCGGCGAGGAGCGCTCTCAGGGCCTGGCAATAGCGCGGTTTGAGGCGGATGTCCAGCTTTTTCCATTTGCCGGCAATTTTTGCCACGTCGTTTTGGCCGGCTTTGACCAGGACGGTTTCATATTGTGCGGGCATGGTTTGGTCGGTTTTTGGCTCGGCCGGTTTACTTTTTCGGAAGAAGGGCCAGAATTCCCATTGCCAATTCCGGCCATCTTTCCTGCCGCGCCTCCGTGCTTTCCAGAGGGTGAAGGGCTTCATGGGTGGTATGTCTCCTTTTTAAAAGGCAAAGAGCAAGTTGCAAGTGAGAAGTTGCAAGTAGCAAGCGAGAAAACTGCAAACAGCAAAACAAGCTTATAGACTGGTCAATGGATCTCTTATTTGTTTTTGCTGTTAGGTTTTGATCAGTTCGTAGTTAATGACGATTTCAATCGGGTCACCCGCGCCCACGGGTACCCGACGGTCGCCGCGCATCTCGTAAATCGCCGGAATATACTCCAACGGCCGATCGGGACTGAGACAGGCCAAGATTGCTCCCGCAGAAGCGGGTTTGGTCAAGCCGGTGAAGTCGGTAATTACATCGGACTGGGTGATTCCTTTCGGCAGATGTGAATAGATTTTATCGATAATGGTTTTGCATTCCTGCCAGTCAAATTCATCGTTCAAGACTTCGATGAGAATGTTCTTATCCGGCGCTGCATGCGTTTCACGGAAGTTTTGTGCCAGTTCAAGCGAGCTGGTCGTGGCGATGAGCCAGCAGTGCGCCAATGTCGGCTGGTGGTAAGTGTAGGCTTTAGTTAGTGTGTCTGGCTGACTGACCAAAAAGATGAGTCCCTTGCGCGTTTGGGGATTTGGCCGTCCGGTGATGACAAGCTGTTCCCGCCGCAGCAACCGCAGAATCGATGAAAGCAAGATGGCGGCGCCGATCAACACCGCCATGGTCAGCAGCAAGATTTTGAAATGGGCGAGAGGGAAATCGCCCAGCCAATCTTTCAGCAAATCATACACGCTATTTCCCGCTGCAGCCAGTGCTAAGGAGCCGATCACAAATAGCGGGAAGACACGGGGATCGAAAAATAATTTGAGTACGTCTCTGACGCGGTGCGAACGCATGGTTCATCTCCTCGCCGCGGGATGAATCCCGCAGCTAAAAGGTGAAAGCCACCTGAAGGCGGCTAATGTTGCCGTTTGTTGTTTGCTTTTTGCTGTTTGTATTTTACCTACGCGTTCTTGCCTTCTCCCGCATTTCCTGCAAGTTGATGATTTCCGCGACCTCGAATTGCGGCGGAATACTGCCGGTAATCGGGCGCAAACGAATGCAGGGCGGAAAATATCCCATGCGGCCGTGCAGCTCGGCCAGCAGGGCAACGGCGATGAAGTTGAACGACGGCGGATTGAGCAGAATCGGCTCGTTCTGCCATTGCTGCGGGGTGAGGCCGAGGCCGTCGACCAGCGCCACGATTTGCTCGGGGTAAGGTGTGGCGGCGTCGAAATGCACCGGCACGTTTTTGATTTCTTGAATTTTTTTCCCACTCAACGCTTCGATTTGTTCGAGCTGCGGCGCGGTGAGGGGGTGGGAGAGGTTGAGGAGGGTCATGGTCAAATCCTCGCGTATTTCGGGTTCGTCGCTGCTTGTTTCAGGATGGCACCGATATCACCCAATCTGTCACCGGCGACAACAATGATCTTACGATCATGTGCTTGTTGTAAAAATTTATCATAATTTCCATATTTCTCCACGTCGCTTTCAGTCGTGGGCAAAATGTTGGTCACGAAGAGGCGTGTGGTGAAATCGCCGCCAACCAAGTCGCTCACGGCTCGCAGTTCGTCGAGATATTCGGTTCGGAAGGGATGGGCGGTTTTGCAGGAACAAAGGATTAATTGGCCATGAAACATACAGGCAACATCAATTTCCTTCCTGGCACCGTTGGAGGGAATTTCAACGCTCATGCGGACATCATTAAAAAGCGGCGCGCCAGCATGATCCGAACACGCTTTGACCTGCAAGTAGACGAAAAACTCCAGCCACTTACCATCGAGAAATTTGTAATCATGATCACACGTCAACTGATAGGAAATCCGGCCTTCAGCGTCTTGTTGTAGTGCCTTTATCAATCCCAATTCAGCGAGGCGCTGCAAAACGGCGTAGCTTGGCGGGGTGACCGGCTTTGTCTTTTGGAAAGGAATCGTCCGTTTATCTTTGCCTTGACTCCAGGAGCGAAGATTTGCCAGCGTTTCCACGACGATTGCATCACCTTTTCCGAGATAATCCGCCGCTTCACACGCTTTTTCATAAGATATGGAGAGCGCATGCGGAGCGAAGGTTTCTTCCGCGCGGCGGCCGTAGCAACGCAGATATTGCTCCAAATCAACGCGAATCTCAAGAGTAGTGGCCTGGTTTTCCGGCACAACGTTGCGGATTTTGCCGTTGCTTGAATCGACAAAGATCAGACGCTGGCTCAGTTCACGCGCGACATCCAACGCCGCAAAGCTTGGAATTTTGGGGGCTGAGGTGACGTCGAAAGTGATTACCGCTTTGGGGTGACGCGCAGCAATTTCCCGACACGCTTCACGCCCTTGCTGGAGATCGTATGCATTAATGAAGAGCGGATCATCAGATATTTGCAAATTCACGAACGGCTGCAACGCTTCCTTCGCCAGCTTTCCTTGACCTGGATTATCTTGAGAGACGATAAATTCAACGACGTCCGGCGGCTCCGCCACAATTCCTAAAAGATGAGGAGCAAAGCGGCCACCGATAACAAGGACACGGACATTTTGAGTCATGTCATTTCTCCATTTTTACGGCGCTTGTTCCAACGGTGTCTTTGAATTTTGTCTGAACCAGGCCTGTCCGGGATATTGGGGATCGTTGGGAGAATTTTCATCCCACGTCCAAATTTGTTTGAGATCGTTCAAACAATCTTGCCACTCGGAATAGTGCTGATGAAATTTCGCCCGCCAATTGTTGATTTCAATGGCGAGGGCTGCGCCGGACAAAGTTGTCATTCCGCCACCCAGTTGTGTGTAACGGGCGTTACGATCAATTTTCACCCAACTATCACTGGCTATGGTGATTTGCGCGCTGCCGAGTCCTACCGGTTTTCCCATCCCGATCTTATGGCGCATCTGATCCTCGAGCACAAGCGCAAAAATCAGCAGCGATAACTCTTTTTCATCGAGATTGACATACTCGACTTCGAATTTGAAGCGAGCCGGCGGCACGATCGCTTCGATGGTTTTGTTGTACTGTGTTTGCTGCGTTGTCGTTCGTGCTCCGTTTGGACGATGATAGTAAAATTTGCGGCCGCGTGCAGTATCGAGCTTGTTCGGCAGTCCATAGAAAGCGCGATGGCGTGGCTTCGGCTCCATCAACGCTTCGATGGTCATTTGCCTTGTAGTTATCGTTTCAACGGCGGTGGCGTCGCCAAACATCACTTTGCCAAGATGAACCTCGTCACGCGAAAGCAGGCCAAACAACCGACAGGCGGGACAAGCGTTTTTGGCCTCACTGCAATGCTCAAAACCGCACGGAATTTTATAAAGCTCTTCTTTGCCGAAAGAACGATAGGATAACGAACCCCTGAATAGACGGGTTGGTAAAGTCAGGCAGGAGCCGCTCAGAGCTTCGGCCACGTTGCGAATGACGCCTTTAAGACTCGAGCCGGGCAAAAACGGCTGGCCATCGTCGCCGCACAAAAGCTTCAGCTTTTGATGCTCGCGTTTCTCAACCCGGCCTTGAGTTTCTGGTATGAATAGTGCCGTCAATGCCTGCAGCTCGCAGGTGAAGCGCCCGCTGTGTTCTTGAAATTTGTCGTGGCCGAGCACGTTGCTGCGAATGCCCGGCTTGCCAAAACGCACAAAATTATAGACGTTCATTGTTTGTCCTCCGGTTCGCGTCGTTGCATTTCGATATATCGCCAAAAAACCAAACGGCCGCGTTCGTTCCGATATTCGCGCACGCGCAGCATGACGTTGCGCTTGTCATCTTTGGCGCTGGGTTCGAGACATTCATAATGCAACGTGCGGCCGAGGCGATTATTATTCTCGTCCCATAGAAAATACCATGGCTCTGTATAGTCCCACGCGGTAGAGTCAAGATTGGCTTTTTTATCCTTGAGCTGATCGGGCGGAGGGACTTTTCCTTCTGTGGAGAAAATCGTACGATACTTTCCCTCCAATAGCTCCCAGCGCAACTCGAATTGGGAATCGAACAATTTCCCTTTGGTCCACTTTTTTGCGTCAATCGACTCCGCAGCAGGCTTGGGGAAAGCGATGTCATCAATCCGCTCGAGAATGGCGAATCTTGCTTTCTCTCGCAATGTAGCGATAGCCTGATTGAGTGGCGTTACGTGGTCGAAGTCGGCAGCATAAACTTCTTCTTTCATCTTTTGCCTCCTTGGCGGACGCCGGCAAGACGGTCTTCAAAACTTCGCGCGCGTTCCACCCAAAGCGGTGCAAAAATTTGCCAGGGGAAATCATCCTTTGGGAAAACAGCGGTATGGCGAATGAGATTGGTAGTCACTTTGCCGCCATAGGGCACAAGCACCTCGTCGCTTTTCATCATGCCATAATCCTTGCCATCGAAACGCGCGCCGACACCGGCAATCTTGAGCTGGCCGTCATGCTTTGGCGATTCTCCTAAAAAATGTAAAGTCACTTTTTGCACTTCGCCGACGACCCGACCGAGGCCGCGGCTTTTGCCGGAACCGATACGGATCAAGCCGTCCTTCAGATCTTGCAGCAGAAACCCCAACAGGCCGAGTTGCCAAAGCTCGAAATTTCGCAGATGCAGTGTAGTTGCAAAAACAGCGTCGGTCACAACTTCCAATTCGAATTTAGCGCCGTACGCCGCGCCACCGGTGAAGCGGTCGATGCCGACACCATCCCGTTGCGTCGGCCGCGGCTCTTCTCCGACGGCATACGCATCGGCGAACGCGAGGCGGCCGGCGAAGTAAGTCGAGCCGAAAAGTTTGCAAATCAAACAGGCGTCGCGATACGCTTCAAAACTTTCAGGTTCGCGCTTTTTCTGATCTTTTTGATAATCGAAGCAAGCGCCGCAAGAACGCGACTCGCTATATTTATCGCCAAAGGGATCGCAAGCGACGATAACTTTTGGATTCAACGTCCGCGCAATGCGCTCGGCGTGCGAACGCATCACGCCTTTGAGCGAGGAGCCCGGCAGGTAAATCTGCTCTTTGCCATTATAAAACGTGCGCACCCACGCCATGTCCGGTCCGCTGATTTGCGCGAGACCGGACTTGATGAGCACCGGCCCGTCGGTTTTGATATGCAAGTCGATCAGGCATTCATTGAGCAATTGTTTAAGCATGGCTTAGTCTCCTTGTTTCAAAAGTGTATCCAAGCCTTCTTTTATGAAAGCTTCAAAAGGTTTGGGAGTCATCTTGCCGCTCAACAAATAGTCGCGCAGCATATTCTTGTCCGAGAAATCGACCCATTCGATTTTCGGTTCGTGCAAACGACAGCGTCCAAGGCCACGTGAACGGATGCCGCCGAGCGGTATCATGCCGGCAATCAGCTCTTGCAAAGCGAGGGCGGTCAAACCCAAATCAACCGGCTGAGGATTTTCCAAAGTTATTTTCAGCGCAAAAAAGGTGGAGGGCGGCACAACCTCGAAATCAAATTTGATCTGCGACCGCGCACGTTCGCTGTCGCGGTCGATGCCGACGCCATCGCGCACCTGCGTCACTCCAATCCATAGATCCTCCACCACCGGCGCATCGTGGAAGTGAATCACGGAGGCGAGGGTTGGCGCGCCAAAGGTTTTGCAGACCTGGCAAAGATGGCTATCCAAAATGTGCAGCAAGGTTTCTTCGGAGATTTTGCCTTCGTTATCCAAAGGAGGATTTCCAAGCAATCGCAGCTTCTTTTCCATTTCCCGAATGGCTTTGGGATCGCGACCGACCGCCTCGCGAACGGCTTCATAAGCCTTGAGCTTTTCTTCATTGGGGTTGCTGTTTGACCAAGCTGTCAAACATTTCACCGAAGCATCGGTCAGGCCGCATGCGGTCAGGCCGAGGTTCGGAATGATTTTCTCGACGGCGGCGCGCACCGCGCCTTTGATCGATGAGCCGGGAATAAACGGCAGGCCGGCGCCATCGCGAACGACCGGGCTGTCGGTGCTGGCCGCCGGGTTGCGCCCGCCACCGATGTGCAAGGCCGTCTCGAAAACCAATTGGCCGGTGATGCGGTAGCGGGAACGTAGTTGGGCACGAGAAATAGTCACATTCATTGCGGTTTGCTCCTTCTTCTTGTCATTTTTCTACGAATTTCGGTGATTTCATTTTTTACACTTATAGGCGCATGTTTTTCCAAATCAGCGGCAAATTTCATATCATCATCATTGAAGTCATTCATTTCGAGTTTTTTGCCTAACCAAGTGATATATTTTTTTAGCATTTCATCTCTCAATTCATGGCTGGCATTTCTTTCGGGCCAATCAATTACCCGTTCAATTTCAGTAGGATAGCGATGAATACGTTGTCCCTGAATGACTTTGTCCATTTCTGCATTCAGTCTCATCCAAAGCACTTGCTTGGTTAGGTCATTTGAAAACTCCCATACGCCTTGCAGAAGCATGATAATTCCTGTCGGAGGGGCATATTCTTCTTCCAGAAAAATCGTCAACAAATCTTGAGCAAATTGATTTCTTTCTTCGCTTTTTATCCACCTCGTGATTAAAGGTGAAACTTCCAAATCGTCAGCTTCTTTTGCAAACTCGATAATCTTTTTTCTATCACGGATAGTTTCATCATCAGTTTTGCGGCGTATAATTGGTTGAGCAAGCTCAGCCAATCTGCAAGCCAGTTCTTCGGAAGCAAAAACGCCACTTCCATGAGCAAAAACATTTCGTTCTTTTGAATACCGCCTCGCAACATCAATAATTTCCTGCAGAATCGTCATCCTCGTGCAAGTTTCCAAAAAGTCATCATTCTGGATTCTCCACAGTTCATTAGGAACTGAGCGTTCAGGATATAGTTTTTCGTAATTGAAGGTGAAAAAGCCAGTCCCCATTTTTTCAACGACTAAACGAAGATATCTTTCGATTGCGCACCAAACCATCAAAATAAAAGCGTTATATGATTTCGCATCAAAGCATCGCATAGCTTGTTCCAGATAATCCGAGACATCTTTTTCTTGAGCGCTGTCGAAGATGGCTTTGATGTGTTGTCGATAAGACAAATCTGTCATGGCGAAACCCTCCGCAAAAAAGCTATTGTCGCTTTTGTTCGATTTCCCGCGTCCAGTATAAACTCTGGGCTACAAGATGTTTAACATATTCGATCACCAGTTTGCGAACAATCATATCAACCATTTCCCGATCTTTTGACAGCCTTGGATCAATTTCGGTCAATAGTTTTACTGCTTCCGGTTTTAACTTATCCAAACCCTTGCTCAATTCGATCCAATATTCTTGCACATCTTTCCTGACTGCGCGTTCGGCTTTGCCTGCTTGATGCTCGATGAAATCTTTGATTTCATGATAACTTGAAGCACTGCGTGCTACGTTTACCAAACTATAGAGTTGAGTATTGGTCAAACGGCGAGGCAATAATTCACGAAATCGATCAGCAAAATTTGAAGCTTCTGATTGAAATCTGTCGCTCCAAGCTGCAATCTTTTTTCGCACTGTTATTGTATTTTTCAAGTCACTCATACAGGGCTCCCGGCTTTTTTGTACTCAAAATAAGCAGATAAACGACTCAGAAATTCTCGGCACAAACGCAAGTGTACTTGCCTCGTAAAATCCTCGTCAATAGCATGAGCAAGTTTCAACTCATCCGCAATACGTTTAGCATCGGATTCAAGGCTTTTCAGCTTTCTCAAGAGATCGTGTCCAATCCCGGCTTTGGCCCATCTCTCATTTTTTCCATCCCTTCCCACTCGTAATTTGAGCCAATTGGTGATGTCAGAAATTTTATCTGTTGAGTTTGCAATATTCTCGATGCCACGGACTTGTGTGAGATCGACCGTTGTTGTGCTGAGACGTTCAGCAAATTGCTCCGCTTCTTCAGTAAATTGATCGCTCAGACGCGCAATCATCTGTTCGCGACGCACCCGCAGGGTGGTTTTCTCGATTTTTTCTCTCAAATTTTCCATGATTAAACCTCATGCAGTTGATAGTGAAAGGGGTTGCAAATGCTCAAGCGGCCAAAGCCTTCGGCACGGCGTTCGCCTAAGCCGGTTTTTTCGAGCGCTTCAAGTTTCGGCAAGATTTCGGATTCTTTGCTGGCATCGATCCAGAAAAGCCATACCGAACCACGCGCTAGGGCAACTGAATCCGGTTTGGGCATGCCGAGAACAGCGTTCCATCCCGGCACGGTGACGCTGCCGACATATCGCAGTAACTCATTATCATTGGATAATGTTGGCTCAAAATGTTGCGCGCCAATCTCGCTCAAGATCGGACGCAACAATTTATCGCGCAAACAGAGATGGCTCAAGAGCGAGACGGAAAAATATTTTTCATTTTCGCTCCGAGAAAATTTCTTTGCTGCTCGATTGAAATCTTGCCATCGCATTTGCAGGTTCGGTACCTCCGCAGTCGTCTCTTGCCAGCGCACGATTTCGACTTCACCAAGCCCGCGGCTGCGGCTGTTGCCGAAAGACAAATACTTTTCGCCATCGGCAAGTTTGCGAAGTTTTTCAAATGGGGCAATATCCGCGAGATTGACATGCACGCGACCTTTGAACAAAATATCCTCCGGCTCGCGCTCTACTTTATCACTAGGAAAATGGCGGCCTATAATGGTGTGATGAGAAAAGAGTTGCCCCTGCGCCACGCTGCCGGTGGCGCTGTCGATGGCGGTATTCATGCGCAACCGACTACCCAAATGCAGTTGCTCGATCGGCGTGGAAGAAAGCAAATAGCCGCCAACGCGGTCGAGCTTGCTACCGCATTCGGGACAATCGTGTTCGGCTTTCGTTTCAGCCAGCTCCGGCAGCAGGCTGTCCGTCAAGCTGCGCGGGTGAGAAATGCCGTAACGTTTGCAAGCCCGCGCGCTCAACGGCAGCAGCACGGAATCGGTGTTTTCTCGCGCCGGCCAGAGATCTGGAAAGAAAACCTTATCATCTAGAAAAATCGTTTTGAAGTCGGCATCCACGCCGAAGCGGGAAATATACAGCGCCGCAAAGGCGCCGCGCACCGTGCTGCCGGGAACGTATTCGAGGCTTTCGACGAATTGCCGCTTGGTGCGGGTGCGATGCAAGGCTAAGGGCGCGCAGGCGCGTAATATTAAAGTCAATTCCGTCATCATTGCTTTTTCCCTCCGCTAAAATTGCCAAGCTGATCGATTTTTTTCAACAACGCTTTCCATTCGATGAGGGCATGGTTCGCTTTAACTTGTTCAAGTTCGATAATACAACTACCGCTGCCGCGACTTTTGCCGCCGCCCAAATGCGCGACCATTTTCAGCGCCAAAATTAGAAGCAGCAGCTCATACGACTCCGTCGAATCGCTTGACAGCGGTGTTGCGTCCAGCCTTCCATGAACGCTGCCGTCAAAAACCAATCCTTCCAAAGCCACCTCACTCGTGAACAAATGATCCTCAGCGGCCACACCGCGGCTGCGGCTCAATTGTACCTGCGTGCGTGACGTCATCTGCGCGTTCAGATCGCTCTTGAATACTTGGCGATATCTTTCTGCCAGATGCGCATCTCGCCAATACAATCCGACCAGGCCGTTTTCTAACATTCTGCCGGGCGAACCAAAGGTGCGGCACACGAGACACGTGCTCATCCCCTTATGAGAGGAACACAGACTGTCCGGCCGAACCGACTGGCAGACCTCCAAATTCATTTGCTGCGCGATTTTCCCGGCGGCTTCGCGCGCTTTGCCTTTCAAAGTGGAGGCCGGAATATAAATATAACCATCGGCATCGCGCTCTATCGTGCGGTGCACCAAACCTCGCCGAAAGCCGGTTCCTATCGCAAACGAGCGATTCAGTGCAACGGTAAATCTGATTTCAATAGGTAATAGTGGCATCTTGCTTCTCCTTATTTGATGAAGGGATAAAGCTCGACTAAATCCAACAGCGCGGCACGGCGTGGCACATCCAAGCTTGTCCATGGATACGGCACTTCTTTTTCTTCCAATTTTGTAAAGTCATGCATGAACTCCAACAGGGCAAGGCGCTTCTCCTTTTCCGCGCGCGCGATGATGCGCAAGGTGGTCAGCGTACTTTGGTTGTGTGAAGTTTCAAAAAGGGCTTGATAAATGGCTTGCAAGGCGCTGGTGGAGAAATCGACAGCCTTTAATTGACGAATGTGATGCAGCAGCCGCTCGAGCTCATCGCGCGTGTAGGGTCGGCGATGCGGAACTCCCTGCCGGGCCGAAGACAATTCCATTGCGCTGCTCGTCACGGCTTGGAAATCGATAGCACCAACAGCATACTTCGTTTGCGCAGCAAGACGTTTCGCCGATTTCAATAGTTGTTCCGCCATGGTATGAAGGGCGGGAATGGGATAATTGGCATGCGC from candidate division KSB1 bacterium includes these protein-coding regions:
- a CDS encoding reverse transcriptase domain-containing protein gives rise to the protein MNDLLKKLVTISNLDAAWQRVLANGGCRGSDGVNLQRFGLDLIGNLRDLSHSLEHGYYHPYPLLRSPVPKGRSTVGPLNRSTVAPLDRSTVKLSNGQTVQPSHRFLSVPTVRDRVAQTAAFLATKEIFEAEFEDVSHAYREGRGVKTAVWDIKEWRDKGYRFAVDADITSYFDNVPHGILLGKLEKLIPDPAILRLFEKWIRAEIYDGQKIWTLDKGIPQGSVVSPPLANLLLDELDETLISFKMKLVRYADDFLILTKTEAAAQDAIELTDMMLEDLQLDLNPLKTKIVHFDKGFKFLGAIFLHDGIFLPFPQKRDKEHPPPKLPPPLTLRRYLELKNK
- the csx15 gene encoding CRISPR-associated protein Csx15, whose amino-acid sequence is MTLLNLSHPLTAPQLEQIEALSGKKIQEIKNVPVHFDAATPYPEQIVALVDGLGLTPQQWQNEPILLNPPSFNFIAVALLAELHGRMGYFPPCIRLRPITGSIPPQFEVAEIINLQEMREKARTRR
- a CDS encoding DUF1887 family CARF protein encodes the protein MTQNVRVLVIGGRFAPHLLGIVAEPPDVVEFIVSQDNPGQGKLAKEALQPFVNLQISDDPLFINAYDLQQGREACREIAARHPKAVITFDVTSAPKIPSFAALDVARELSQRLIFVDSSNGKIRNVVPENQATTLEIRVDLEQYLRCYGRRAEETFAPHALSISYEKACEAADYLGKGDAIVVETLANLRSWSQGKDKRTIPFQKTKPVTPPSYAVLQRLAELGLIKALQQDAEGRISYQLTCDHDYKFLDGKWLEFFVYLQVKACSDHAGAPLFNDVRMSVEIPSNGARKEIDVACMFHGQLILCSCKTAHPFRTEYLDELRAVSDLVGGDFTTRLFVTNILPTTESDVEKYGNYDKFLQQAHDRKIIVVAGDRLGDIGAILKQAATNPKYARI
- a CDS encoding RAMP superfamily CRISPR-associated protein, coding for MNVYNFVRFGKPGIRSNVLGHDKFQEHSGRFTCELQALTALFIPETQGRVEKREHQKLKLLCGDDGQPFLPGSSLKGVIRNVAEALSGSCLTLPTRLFRGSLSYRSFGKEELYKIPCGFEHCSEAKNACPACRLFGLLSRDEVHLGKVMFGDATAVETITTRQMTIEALMEPKPRHRAFYGLPNKLDTARGRKFYYHRPNGARTTTQQTQYNKTIEAIVPPARFKFEVEYVNLDEKELSLLIFALVLEDQMRHKIGMGKPVGLGSAQITIASDSWVKIDRNARYTQLGGGMTTLSGAALAIEINNWRAKFHQHYSEWQDCLNDLKQIWTWDENSPNDPQYPGQAWFRQNSKTPLEQAP
- the csx7 gene encoding CRISPR-associated RAMP protein Csx7; amino-acid sequence: MLKQLLNECLIDLHIKTDGPVLIKSGLAQISGPDMAWVRTFYNGKEQIYLPGSSLKGVMRSHAERIARTLNPKVIVACDPFGDKYSESRSCGACFDYQKDQKKREPESFEAYRDACLICKLFGSTYFAGRLAFADAYAVGEEPRPTQRDGVGIDRFTGGAAYGAKFELEVVTDAVFATTLHLRNFELWQLGLLGFLLQDLKDGLIRIGSGKSRGLGRVVGEVQKVTLHFLGESPKHDGQLKIAGVGARFDGKDYGMMKSDEVLVPYGGKVTTNLIRHTAVFPKDDFPWQIFAPLWVERARSFEDRLAGVRQGGKR
- the csx7 gene encoding CRISPR-associated RAMP protein Csx7; translated protein: MNVTISRAQLRSRYRITGQLVFETALHIGGGRNPAASTDSPVVRDGAGLPFIPGSSIKGAVRAAVEKIIPNLGLTACGLTDASVKCLTAWSNSNPNEEKLKAYEAVREAVGRDPKAIREMEKKLRLLGNPPLDNEGKISEETLLHILDSHLCQVCKTFGAPTLASVIHFHDAPVVEDLWIGVTQVRDGVGIDRDSERARSQIKFDFEVVPPSTFFALKITLENPQPVDLGLTALALQELIAGMIPLGGIRSRGLGRCRLHEPKIEWVDFSDKNMLRDYLLSGKMTPKPFEAFIKEGLDTLLKQGD